From a region of the Nonlabens sp. Hel1_33_55 genome:
- a CDS encoding OmpP1/FadL family transporter: MNKLKVFAVLCLVSALSYAGGYRVSTQSNKQLAMGHTGVAVVNSADVLFFNPAGLVHLENKLNVSVGGFGVFSDVKYQNSDTGAFAETESPVGTPFYAYVSYALSDKFAVGLGIYTPYGSNVTWPTDWEGSHLVNEIELQAIFIQPTISYQLFENVSLGVGAMIAIGSVDFNRNASRSLTDEQGNRSNVAISDSGVVGIGWNAGIMFTPTDNLSIGFNYRSLIDIESEDGEATFSNFPNSPLVPANGTQGFTATLPLPAEATLGVAYSCDKWLFAFDYNRAFWSEYENLDIVFENGSESINPRNYKDSSSYRLGVQYLATDALTLRGGWYFDESPVQSGFFAPETPRNDSVGYTAGLSYSFSPSFSIDASFLYLRFKEITESYDFYADPGGQPAPFRGTYKSRALIPGIGITYSM; the protein is encoded by the coding sequence ATGAACAAATTAAAAGTTTTTGCTGTGCTTTGTTTGGTATCTGCACTATCTTATGCTGGTGGATATCGTGTAAGCACGCAAAGTAACAAACAACTTGCCATGGGTCACACTGGTGTTGCTGTTGTCAATAGTGCAGACGTGCTATTTTTCAATCCTGCAGGCCTTGTCCATCTAGAAAATAAGCTTAATGTGAGTGTTGGAGGTTTCGGTGTATTTTCTGATGTGAAATACCAAAACTCAGACACGGGTGCTTTTGCCGAAACAGAAAGTCCCGTAGGAACTCCTTTTTATGCTTATGTAAGTTATGCATTGAGCGATAAGTTTGCAGTAGGTTTAGGAATTTATACTCCTTATGGTAGTAACGTTACCTGGCCAACAGACTGGGAAGGTTCACATCTTGTAAACGAAATTGAATTACAAGCAATCTTTATCCAACCAACGATTTCTTACCAACTCTTTGAAAACGTTAGTTTAGGTGTAGGCGCCATGATCGCCATAGGATCGGTTGACTTTAATAGAAATGCTTCCAGATCATTAACTGATGAGCAAGGCAATAGATCAAATGTCGCTATTAGCGATAGTGGTGTTGTTGGTATAGGCTGGAATGCTGGTATCATGTTTACACCAACAGATAATTTATCCATAGGTTTCAACTATCGTTCTCTTATTGATATTGAAAGTGAAGATGGTGAGGCAACATTCTCTAATTTTCCAAACAGCCCATTAGTACCAGCTAACGGTACTCAAGGATTTACTGCAACATTACCATTACCAGCTGAAGCTACTCTAGGAGTTGCTTACTCTTGCGACAAATGGTTGTTTGCATTTGATTATAACAGAGCTTTCTGGAGCGAGTACGAAAACCTAGATATTGTTTTTGAAAATGGTAGCGAGTCCATTAATCCTAGAAATTATAAGGATTCATCTTCTTATAGATTGGGAGTACAATACCTAGCTACAGATGCATTGACACTGCGTGGTGGATGGTACTTTGATGAATCACCGGTTCAATCAGGATTTTTTGCTCCTGAAACACCTCGTAATGATTCAGTTGGATACACGGCAGGTTTATCCTACTCGTTCTCGCCTAGTTTCTCTATTGATGCTTCCTTCTTATACTTAAGATTCAAGGAAATAACAGAGTCCTATGATTTCTATGCAGATCCAGGAGGACAGCCAGCACCGTTTAGAGGTACTTACAAGTCAAGAGCGCTTATTCCAGGAATAGGTATAACATATAGTATGTAA
- a CDS encoding alpha/beta fold hydrolase codes for MILHSIILGKGKPFVILHGFLGMADNWKTLGTQWSESGCEVHLLDQRNHGRSFHSDEHNYDVMAKDIKEYCEHHDLKNIILLGHSMGGKVAMRTAVLFPGLIDKLIIADIAPKPYDPHHSDIIHALESVDFTQINSRKDASETVGKTITDVGTRQFLLKSLYRKGKESYGWRFNLPVLSKAQSMVGDHTIIDKPIEIPTLFIRGGKSGYILDSDKAVIEHAFAKAELKTIPNAGHWLHAEQPDEFNRLVEKFVK; via the coding sequence ATGATTTTACACAGCATTATATTAGGAAAAGGAAAGCCTTTTGTCATCCTCCATGGATTTCTAGGAATGGCAGACAATTGGAAAACATTGGGAACCCAGTGGAGCGAATCTGGATGTGAGGTTCACCTATTGGACCAGCGCAACCACGGTCGCAGTTTCCATAGCGATGAACATAATTATGACGTCATGGCAAAGGATATTAAGGAATATTGTGAGCATCATGACCTTAAAAACATCATCCTTTTGGGACACAGTATGGGCGGTAAGGTCGCGATGCGCACTGCGGTACTTTTTCCAGGACTTATCGATAAACTTATTATTGCAGACATTGCTCCTAAACCCTATGATCCACATCACAGTGACATCATCCATGCGCTAGAATCTGTAGATTTCACGCAGATCAATTCTCGTAAAGATGCGAGCGAGACTGTGGGAAAGACTATTACTGATGTGGGTACGCGACAGTTTTTACTTAAGAGTCTTTATAGAAAGGGCAAGGAAAGTTATGGCTGGCGCTTCAACCTGCCGGTATTATCAAAAGCCCAATCCATGGTGGGCGATCACACGATTATCGACAAGCCCATTGAGATTCCTACCTTGTTTATTCGTGGTGGAAAATCTGGATATATTCTGGATAGCGATAAAGCTGTTATAGAGCACGCTTTCGCGAAAGCGGAACTCAAAACGATCCCTAACGCAGGACACTGGCTGCATGCAGAACAACCAGATGAATTTAACAGACTCGTTGAGAAATTCGTAAAATAA